AAAGAGCCAATCAATCTCACAGTTGACCTAATGAAGAGTGGCGACTTACTGTTATGCTGAAGGTGGCGCCAATGGCCAGGCCCATGCCCTCGGCAACGAGCGAGATCATCAGACCGACGGCGACGAAAATACAGAAGCGCCACAGCTGTTCAGGTAGTCCGGACATCCAATAAGTCATGGCCATGAACGTGACATTGAGTAGCACCTGAAGTGGCAGTCGCGATATGGTCAATGCAAGATAGTAAGGCATCAGTGAGTACCAGCGATTGAAGGTCTCCTTCTTCACCACCTTGACATCAGCGGGAtctacaaaaatatagaaataattaaagtagctgaaaaatatttcatttgttcaACTTACAGCTTAAAATGGGCACCATCACTTGCGTGTAGACAATCATGAGCACAGCGCCAATGCAGAACTTCAGATGATCGAACATGCGTGCACCCTGATTGCCCAGCTGGAAGAAGATCAGGCCAAAGAAGAGTCCACAGAGCGTATGATGCACCAGCTGAATGAGCAATGCGATGCGCGCACGCATCGTTCGCAACAGCATGACACGCATCAGCACAATGAACTGCTGCAATCCGGAGATCTTTCGGCGATCCTGATGCAGATGTTTTGAGAACGCCTTCACCTGCCCCAGCAAAGCACCAGCTGCGCCCATCAAACTGCCGTCGGTGGAGGCGGCGCTGCCGGCAAAGAAAGTGGGCAAGAATTGTCGCTTCGGCTGCTCCACGAAGAGTGTGGTTATCGCctgctgtggcagcaactggGTATCCAGCGGTTCCACCTGTCTGCCAATGTAAGTCAATTTGCCGTTGTCCGTTAGCTCGCTAAGCAGCGGCACGAGTTGCCCCTCTTCGGCATCGATGACTTCGATAACTGCAACGCAcggaatataataaataaataccttTAAGACTAAGTCAATGATTGCTCATATATActtcatttaatattgaaCCCAATTAAATTAGCATTTGCGAAAAACAACACAGCATTGACTTTTCACTGATTATGATTCTATGCAAGCCTATCCGGCTGGTTTCAATTCATTCGTTATCAATTCTGTGTCGTTCACGCTTTCTATGCATTATATAGTGTGTCATAGACACcctcaaataaatatatacaatatcaAGGTCGATTTCCATCTTAATTCAAGTTTAGCATAGTATAGACTGTTGAATAACTTGGACATTTGTTACTTTTTATTCTGGATGCGAGGGTGTCAGTTGATAAGAAATGCATGATTAAAGGTCAACACTACGTATACTTACTATAGTCTGAAGGGCTGTAGTGTCGTGGACAATCCAGATGGGCAAGGCGTAGGAAGGGTATCGTCGCTTGAGGGCAGCCCTGGAAGACACATTGACCCTTGGCCAGCACATAGATGCTATCGAAGTAATTATAGATGGTGGCCGAGGGCTGATGGATGGTGCAGACTATCGTGCGACCCTCACGAGCCATTTGTTGGAGCAGGCGGATGCACTGGGCGGCTGTCACCTCGTCCAGGCCACTGGTCGGTTCGTCGAGAAAAAAGATATTCGGATTGTCGACGAGTTCGAGGGCAATCGAGAGACGTTTGCGTTCACCGCCGCTCAGTTTTTCGGCGGTGACGTTGCGTCGAtgattgagattgagattcGTGAGTATTTCCGTAATTTGCTCTTCCTTTTTATGGTTCTGCTTCAGTTTCAGATCATACGAAAGATTTATCAGCTCTTCGACAGTGAGCAGTGTCTGATGATGATCGTCCTGTGTAATATAACAGGCATTGTCCCGTTTCATTCTTATGTTGCCTGTTACGCCACTTTTTCTGCACAAgcaaatatagaaaacaaaaaaccagaACGAAACAAGTTTAACAGCTGAATATTGAAAGTGAAGATgaagaggaaaagaaactTATGTTAAAGTTCCTCATTCTTATAATTCTagaaagaaacacaaaaagctAGGCAGACGACCTTCAGCACGTGTTCTTATACTCAATGCtttatgttattattgaaCTTCGCTTCAAAGTTTAAACATCGACAAGATGATGGAACGATGATTAAGCTTTTATCCAAACAGAAtcattaaatactatatacttttCGTAATCGATATGTGATATTTAGCGTTCCCTCAGTTCTATGTTTAAgttgtatgttatgtatggTGACGTCGCATAATTACCAAATACCTCGTCTTAATAGTTGTACGATAAGGAGTTTATGTTTTTGAGAATAACATTTTCaatcatatttattgtttttatttgtgatgtacaattttaataaaatttgcatattatcTTGATTTATTGCACAGGTTTTTTTAATCCAAATTCTTCATGGAAAGCCGTAACAGGaatttgttgcttgcttgGTAAAGCGTACgttatcaatattattattattgtataaatcaataacatgtttttatttttttataataaagacgtaatttattttaattattataaagtgTATATCGGGTAAGGTGCATGACAGCTTAGctgctaataaataaataaatatttaaataaatttcgagCTTCCGGActgattttattataatgaaCAATGGCAAAGATAAAGTTCATTCTAGCTAAAAACACCTTACAGGGTATCTAAAAGTCTACAAGTTCTGAGATTTGCAACATTGTTTCGAAAATCAAGTTAAATTTTCACATAATTTATGCTTACCTGAAACCCGAAATTGCGTTCAGTAAACTGCTTTTTCCGGCCCCCGAGGGGCCCATAATGGCAGACAGTTGTCCATTGCGAAAACTTCCGCTCACGCCTTTCAAAATTTGCCGCTGTCCGGTTAAGCGaactgaaaaaaatgaaaacaaaactcaatAAAATTGGAAACACGAATAGATAATAGAGAATGGAGAATTTTTTGATGGGCGAGAAAAggttccaaaaataaaatcaaaacacgTTCCTAAGTGCGACTCGTGTGATATTTGTAGCGGGAAGCTTACGCTTTAAAGCGGTACGTAAATCCCACAGCTGTCTAGACGAACTTAAGGAACCATACGATGACGCCGCAATATCAATCAGATGGTTCTTTGTGTCATTAGCTCCATTCGTTTTTGGAAACTTTCGAGTATGACAAAGAGCCAAAACAAAGCTCCCACAACCGCCGTGATTTTCTCTAGAAACACTGAAGAgtctaataataaattgtgtgTATTTCATCACAATACATTCTGCTCGCCTGTAATGATTGTGCACTTTTTGCGGTAGAATTTCGATTCGCTTTAATGTGTTACTTGTTTAATTCTGGCTTCGGGACGGACGTTAAACAATTTGCTCAGTTTCGTCTATTCcacaaacttgtttttttgcgACCAATCAACGTTTATTATGGTAATTATTGTGGTTATCAAATTTAAGCGTTACCTGTAGGGAGTGCCGTTAAAGTTTAACTGATCGCTAACCAGAGCTTAGAATTACGCACAATTAAGAGTTAAAAGCTAAACGTCGAGTTAAGATAGTTTGAGCATGATTAGCAGTTAAGACACTCTTATTTTGATGATGATTAAtcattttttagtttaaagaGGATTTGATTATGagtttaaatacaataaaggCTTtagtgtaatttatttattgatgaTCGCATCTCAATGCAATGTGTCAATGTTCAAGTCTGGCTTATCAACACAACCTTGACGTAACAAGCGATTACAATGAAACCAACAAGTATTACAAAAGTGGGCTACAATGTCTGAATAATGATGCCATCTTTCTTGCGTTCCTAAGCGGAACATTGtacaaatattgaataaatcaATCACCAATAAAAACCAATCAGATTTAACGTAATTGCAAGGTCTCAACCCTAGACGTAACTTGTAATTACTAAGGTCTTAATCAGTTTCAAACCCCTATTAGATATTAATTAAACTGTTGCGCCAATCTTTTACATAAATCAATAACTGCAACatagtaataaattaaatgtaaacttGATCTGACACACACCTTTGATTATTGAAccttatatatttaatgcat
This is a stretch of genomic DNA from Drosophila albomicans strain 15112-1751.03 chromosome 3, ASM965048v2, whole genome shotgun sequence. It encodes these proteins:
- the LOC117571705 gene encoding ATP-binding cassette subfamily G member 4, with protein sequence MDSTRNLLSKQSKDVEFQDVFYTVDQRNNFFRLTGQRQILKGVSGSFRNGQLSAIMGPSGAGKSSLLNAISGFRKSGVTGNIRMKRDNACYITQDDHHQTLLTVEELINLSYDLKLKQNHKKEEQITEILTNLNLNHRRNVTAEKLSGGERKRLSIALELVDNPNIFFLDEPTSGLDEVTAAQCIRLLQQMAREGRTIVCTIHQPSATIYNYFDSIYVLAKGQCVFQGCPQATIPFLRLAHLDCPRHYSPSDYIIEVIDAEEGQLVPLLSELTDNGKLTYIGRQVEPLDTQLLPQQAITTLFVEQPKRQFLPTFFAGSAASTDGSLMGAAGALLGQVKAFSKHLHQDRRKISGLQQFIVLMRVMLLRTMRARIALLIQLVHHTLCGLFFGLIFFQLGNQGARMFDHLKFCIGAVLMIVYTQVMVPILSYPADVKVVKKETFNRWYSLMPYYLALTISRLPLQVLLNVTFMAMTYWMSGLPEQLWRFCIFVAVGLMISLVAEGMGLAIGATFSITNGSVVGPLIIAPLMGLAVYGFDFAPQITWGMNVLMKFSYVRVGVVALVLAVFGFQREELDCDEIYCHFSDPRVLLKFLDVDKVSILDQFGLLAMLMIFFRVIMYISLRKRCYT